A region from the Puniceicoccaceae bacterium genome encodes:
- a CDS encoding glycosyltransferase family 2 protein, protein MNEPALSFSIATAVYNDVEGIGTAIDSVVDQAYPEMEYVVFDGGSTDGTVEVIRNRESRLSSWYSGPDAGQYHAIRDALNSTSGEIMGWLNSDDRYFPWTFQIVNEVFRKFPEVDWITGRPIISYNGIPKSINRLHYYPQDLIKAGACDEHGLCHIQQESTFWRRSLWEKVGGLNTDLQLAADFDLWIRFANVSPLVAVDAVLGSFHDRTGANRSQKFRNQYIEDVELVKQALGPEAKRIREHFIRNRQIYRQTRRIPLLRSLHYQINLKQYRAPIICWNNREKSYQLQHRYLY, encoded by the coding sequence ATGAATGAGCCAGCACTGAGTTTTTCAATCGCTACTGCCGTATACAATGACGTGGAAGGGATCGGTACGGCCATTGATTCGGTGGTGGATCAAGCCTATCCTGAGATGGAATATGTCGTGTTTGATGGGGGAAGCACTGACGGAACCGTGGAGGTGATTCGAAATCGTGAGTCCAGATTGTCCTCGTGGTATTCAGGACCCGATGCTGGACAATATCATGCAATTCGCGATGCCCTGAATTCTACTTCTGGTGAAATAATGGGGTGGTTGAATTCGGATGACCGCTATTTTCCCTGGACCTTTCAAATTGTCAACGAAGTGTTCAGGAAGTTCCCAGAAGTAGATTGGATCACGGGAAGACCCATTATTTCCTATAATGGCATCCCGAAATCGATCAATCGTTTGCACTACTATCCACAAGATCTGATCAAAGCCGGGGCCTGTGATGAGCATGGTCTCTGTCACATCCAGCAGGAGTCGACGTTTTGGAGACGGTCACTTTGGGAGAAGGTGGGAGGGCTTAACACCGATTTGCAATTGGCAGCAGACTTTGATCTTTGGATTCGGTTTGCAAACGTCAGTCCGTTGGTGGCGGTTGACGCTGTTTTGGGTAGTTTCCATGATCGTACTGGTGCAAACCGGAGTCAAAAATTCAGGAATCAATACATCGAAGACGTTGAATTGGTAAAACAGGCGTTGGGTCCAGAGGCAAAACGAATCCGGGAGCACTTCATTCGAAATCGTCAGATTTACCGACAAACGAGGAGAATACCGTTGCTTCGGAGTTTGCACTATCAGATCAACCTTAAGCAATATCGTGCACCGATCATCTGTTGGAACAATCGTGAGAAAAGCTACCAACTGCAGCATCGCTATCTGTACTAA